GTTTCCCTAATGGTACACATATCCTCAATTCAATATGTATTGAAAATAACTTCAGTGCACTCACCAGGGCTAGAAGGTGCACTTTCCATGTCTCTGGCTGTACAAACATCACAATATTGCAAATCACATAATCTGATAAAGTCTCAGTTCTGGAAGAAGGTGTAGCTTACATGGTGATGGTAGTCTGATTCTCTTCCTTGGTTGACTTGCGTTAACTACGAAAAAGAGCACATTCTGTAAAGCACCAGTGATTAAACATGCTATTTGACATGACAGTTTAATTATAACAATACCTGCACCAGTATCCTCTCCTTCGCTGGATTCAGACTCGAGGTGCGACGTGTATTCCGCGTCCCTTGCGTTTTTCTTTGCCTTCTTGAAGCTGTCTATTTCACAAAAACAACACTTAGAAAAAACTGAGGGGCAGCCTGAAAGTCACGGCAATATTCGCTACACTTACTGAAGGACGCCATGCACTCGCAAGGACAAATATCCCAGTCGGCCTCCGGCTCGCACAGTTCTTTTACCATCTCCAATATCTTTGAATTTGGTTTGTTTGTTGGCCACAAACACATCCTTCCAGCAACTATCCACTTCGTTGGCACGAATTCGACGGTGTCATTCCCGAACTTCACGACCGTGAATTTCTTACTGAAATCCACAAAGGAAATAAGTTAGAAGGTAGGTGCGCATTTGCACCAAATTGCGGCGTGGTGTCGGGTGGGCGGTGGACGAAATTCACCGCCtaataacaaaaaagaagatAACGTCTGTGACAGCTTACCTCATGTTTCGCTAGTCCCTTTCAACGTCGGAGCCACCACCTCTGTCAGACGTACCCGATCGCAAATTAAATGAAACAACGAAAAGATGCCGCAAGCTGAAATACACCGTGCTGAAATACGAAAGACAAAaatggcgcggaaacaagaagCAGGAAGCGGAAACGCGTGAAGGCACGCACTTGATTCGGTACATTTGATTCGCGCAGTTGTCATTTCGTTAAAAAAACGCAAAATataagaaaacaagaaaaaaacgtAATATAAAGATATATATCCTTCAGGTGTACAGGAGAGTTCCTGAAAAACATGGCTGCTTCCGGCCCGAAGTTGCTGTTCGCAGCGATCCGCTTGTTTACATCTGCAGAAAGTCGTCGCAACGCTGATGCTTTTTGTGGTCATTCGTAGTGTCGTACTGTTTCCAATCTGTATATTTTGTGTTTACTTACATACGTCTGTTGTCGCACGATATGTGCTGAACCTGCCTCCCACGCACAGCTGTGCGTTGTACGGAATACCGTATCCTCCGTCTGTGAAAGGTGCCGTTCGCGTCATGTCGAGGTGGACGCGTTACCGGCAGATACGCAAAGAATACGAGCACGCCGTGAACGAAATAGCGAACAGTGATGCACCGGAAGCACCTGCTCCTCCGAGTACGAGCCCCATGTTCGGAAATGGGGAAGACGACGGCCGTGAACTGCATAGTGATGAGGACGAAAGCATCGTGCCGCGTTTCGATACGTCGGAATCGGATCTGTCGTGGGGGGAGTCCAGTGATCATGAAGAGGTACAAGACGGAACACGTGAAGCTGCCCTACGTCCAGAAGATCCAGAACAGGATTTGGTGAACCAACTGGCCAACCTTTCTTTGAAACATAATTTGACGCACGCATGCATAAACGACATTGCGGCTCTGCTCAGGTCCCGTGGTCATAATGTTCCAAAAGATGCAAGGACCATTCTCGGGACAGAAAGGAAAGCTCCGGTGGATCAAAATGGGACGTTTGTCCATTTTGGTCTAAAGACTGCTATCATGGAGTCTATCCAAGTTGGGCCTCCACCTGCTGAAGTCAAACTTCAAGTAAATATCGATGGACTGCCATTGTACAAGAGCTCCTCGACGAGTTTCTGGCCGATTTTGGGAATGGTCATGGGCTGTAGCATGAAGGAGCCATTTCTCATCAGCGTGTACTGTGGCACAGGAAAGCCGCCAGATTTGCAGGCGTTTTTGGGACCCTTCATCGAGGAAGTTCAGGATCTCACTAGAAGTGGATTGCATTATAAAGGACGACACATCAGTGTAAAGTTGAGTGCTATCATATGTGATGCTGTTGCACGTAGCTACCTAAAATGCATAAAAAGTCATAATGGCTATTATGGCTGTGAACGATGCACACAGAAGGGAGTTCACTGTGAAAACAGACTGCTCTTTCTGGACTTGGACTCTGCCCTTCACACGGACGCAAGTTTCCGTGAACAGCTTTGTTCACTCCACCACACCGGTGTGTCACCTTTTCTTGAGCTGGATATCGACATGATTGCAGTCTTTCCACTGGACTATATGCATCTGCTGTGCTTGGGGGTGATGAAAAGACTTATGCATATTTGGACAGGAAGAAAATACGGTAGAGCAAAGCTGACTACTGAACAGCAGTGCATTCTAAGTGAGAGGCTAAATTCCTACCGCAAGGATTTTCCTGCTTCGTTTCAAAGGAAGCCGAGAGGCATCGAAGAGCTTGACAGGTGGAAAGCCACAGAGTTTCGCACCTTTTTGTTGTACACGGGACCAGTGGCTTTAAAGCAGTTGTTGCCTGACAAGCTTTACCACCATTTTCTTCTCATCCATGTAGCAGCAAGGATACTAGCTGCACCTAATTTACACAGGGTGCACAACGAGTATGCGGACAAGCTGTTACGATACTTTGTTCAAGAAATGGGTGTACTTTATGGCACAACACACCTTGTCTACAACGTTCATTCCCTCATTCATCTAGCAAGAGACTGCCTAAATCATGGCCCCCTTGATTACTTCAGCGCTTTTTGCTTTGAATCGTTCTTAGGGAAGCTAAAAGGAAAGCTGCGAACAACAAGCTGTCCCTTGTCACAGCTGAGCCGACGAGTTTCAGAGGTGAAGCACACAACAGAATATGCTACTAGAACTAAAGTGGAAGCTGTCAAACAAGGTTTTTCGTACATCCTGGAAGGCAACACTGTTGTGCGTGTCAGTGAGGTACTAGCATCACAGGTTCGTGTTACTATGTTCTCAAACAAAAGAGACTTCTTCACCTACCCCATGAAATCATCTACTATGAACATCTTTCGTGTTGAGAACCGAAGCACTAGCTGTGTACGGACCATGCAGCTGAGTGCCCTCATGAAGGGAAAGCCGTGTGTGCTTCTCAGTTACAAGTGTGAGCACGTTGCTCTACCCTTGCTGCACTAAATATAGAGTCTTTGCATCTCCTCTACATTTCCTCCACCAATGAGAGCAAGACTTAATTAAAAACGTCATTTTCTGTGCCAGACAACATTGCTGCACCGAGACAAGTGTTGTGTGTTCCAGAAAACCCTGAAATGTGATGCCTACATAGGAACAgctttcaattaataaattttgTTCACTGTGCTCTTCAGTACACCTTCGCCCTGCTATGCTGATTTAGTGGTGTTGCTTTGTAAATGTCTTCCTAGCTGTCTGGAATGCACTTACAAGGTCAGCAAGCATGCATACTGGTGATGAGCTTGTAAAAGGAGAATAATTGTGTGCGACATTAGCCCGTAAAAGTCCTCCTATATTTCTACGGTGTAATGGACGCTGGTGGCAGGGCACGCTGCTGACCTCTGTCAGCTTCTCTTAGGCATTTGAGTACGCATCCACCTTCAACTCTGATTTAGGCAACCCGACCAGCTGtgaaagcagtttttttttaaacttgtGTTCGTGAACACATTTTTTCAGCCCTACTGTCCTATCTGGCAGCACCGTGATGCTGCTTAACACTGTGTGTTTGTCCGTACTGGTGATGAGCTTGTAAAAGGGGGATAATTGTGTGCGACATTAGCCCGTAAAAGTCCTCCTATATTTCTACGGTGTAATGGACGCTGGTGGCAGGGCACGCTGCTGACCTCTGTCAGCTTCTCTTAGGCATTTGAGTACGCATCCACCTTCAACTCTGATTTAGGCAACCCGACCAGCTGtgaaagcagtttttttttaaacttgtGTTCGTGAACACATTTTTTCAGCCCTACTGTCCTATCTGGCAGCACCGTGATGCTGCTTAACACTGTGTGTTTGTCCGTAGTGGTGATGAGCTTGTAAAAGGGGGATAATTGTGTGCGACATTAGCCCGTAAAAGTCCTCCTATATTTCTACGGTGTAATGGACGCTGGTGGCAGGGCACGCTGCTGACCTCTGTCAGCTTCTCTTAGGCATTTGAGTACGCATCCACCTTCAACTCTGATTTAGGCAACCCGACCAGCTGtgaaagcagttttttttttaaacttgtGTTCGTGAACACATTTTTTCAGCCCTACTGTCCTATCTGGCAGCACCGTGATGCTGCTTAACACTGTGTGTTTGTCCGTAGTGGTGATGAGCTTGTAAAAGGGGGATAATTGTGTGCGACATTAGCCCGTAAAAGTCCTCCTATATTTCTACGGTGTAATGGACGCTGGTGGCAGGGCACGCTGCTGACCTCTGTCAGCTTCTCTTAGGCATTTGAGTACGCATCCACCTTCAACTCTGACTTAGGCAACCCGACCAGCTGtgaaagcagttttttttttaacttgtgTTCGTGAACACATTTTTTCAGCCCTACTGTCCTATCTGGCAGCACCGTGATGCTGCGTAACACTGTGTGTTTGTCCGTACTGGTGATGAGCTTGTAAAAGGGGGATAATTGTGTGCGACATTAGCCCGTAAAAGTCCTCCTATATTTCTACGGTGTAATGGACGCTGGTGGCAGGGCACGCTGCATGGAACACATTTTTTCAGCCCTACTGTCCTATC
This portion of the Ornithodoros turicata isolate Travis chromosome 3, ASM3712646v1, whole genome shotgun sequence genome encodes:
- the LOC135387093 gene encoding uncharacterized protein LOC135387093, whose product is MSKKFTVVKFGNDTVEFVPTKWIVAGRMCLWPTNKPNSKILEMVKELCEPEADWDICPCECMASFNSFKKAKKNARDAEYTSHLESESSEGEDTGAVNASQPRKRIRLPSPSRDMESAPSSPVNASQPTKSMRLPSPPRNMESASSSPVSQPSSSGSRQDALSLGHSSRTSTSGRSNSAIHTEALDAEGNLTRSRAHQLLSSS
- the LOC135387094 gene encoding uncharacterized protein LOC135387094, which produces MLFVVIRSVVLFPICIFCVYLHTSVVARYVLNLPPTHSCALYGIPYPPSVKGAVRVMSRWTRYRQIRKEYEHAVNEIANSDAPEAPAPPSTSPMFGNGEDDGRELHSDEDESIVPRFDTSESDLSWGESSDHEEVQDGTREAALRPEDPEQDLVNQLANLSLKHNLTHACINDIAALLRSRGHNVPKDARTILGTERKAPVDQNGTFVHFGLKTAIMESIQVGPPPAEVKLQVNIDGLPLYKSSSTSFWPILGMVMGCSMKEPFLISVYCGTGKPPDLQAFLGPFIEEVQDLTRSGLHYKGRHISVKLSAIICDAVARSYLKCIKSHNGYYGCERCTQKGVHCENRLLFLDLDSALHTDASFREQLCSLHHTGVSPFLELDIDMIAVFPLDYMHLLCLGVMKRLMHIWTGRKYGRAKLTTEQQCILSERLNSYRKDFPASFQRKPRGIEELDRWKATEFRTFLLYTGPVALKQLLPDKLYHHFLLIHVAARILAAPNLHRVHNEYADKLLRYFVQEMGVLYGTTHLVYNVHSLIHLARDCLNHGPLDYFSAFCFESFLGKLKGKLRTTSCPLSQLSRRVSEVKHTTEYATRTKVEAVKQGFSYILEGNTVVRVSEVLASQVRVTMFSNKRDFFTYPMKSSTMNIFRVENRSTSCVRTMQLSALMKGKPCVLLSYKCEHVALPLLH